From Triticum urartu cultivar G1812 chromosome 2, Tu2.1, whole genome shotgun sequence, a single genomic window includes:
- the LOC125537555 gene encoding eukaryotic translation initiation factor 5A-1-like, which translates to MSDTDEHHFESKADSGASKTYPQQAGAIRKGGHIVIKARPCKVVEVSTSKTGKHGHAKCHFVAIDIFNGKKLEDIVPSSHNCDVPHVDRQDYQLIDITDDGYVSLLTESGNTKDDLKLPTDDVLLGQIKTGFADGKDLILSVMSAMGEEQICAVKEIGGGK; encoded by the exons ATGTCGGACACCGATGAGCACCACTTCGAGTCCAAGGCCGACTCCGGCGCCTCCAAGACCTACCCGCAGCAGGCCGGCGCCATCCGCAAGGGTGGACACATCGTCATCAAGGCTCGTCCCTGCAAG GTTGTTGAGGTCTCCACCTCCAAGACTGGGAAGCATGGTCACGCAAAGTGTCACTTTGTTGCCATTGACATCTTTAATGGAAAGAAGCTTGAGGATATCGTTCCTTCATCCCACAACTGTGAC GTCCCCCATGTTGACCGCCAAGATTATCAGCTGATTGACATAACTGATGATGGATAT GTCAGCCTTCTAACTGAGAGTGGCAACACGAAGGATGACCTGAAGCTTCCCACTGATGATGTTCTGCTTGGCCAG ATCAAGACTGGATTTGCTGATGGCAAGGACCTGATCCTGTCTGTGATGTCCGCCATGGGTGAAGAACAGATCTGCGCTGTGAAGGAAATTGGTGGTGGCAAGTAA